Part of the Sulfuricurvum kujiense DSM 16994 genome, TTGTCTTATCATGCAGCGATTCAAAAAATTTCAGAAACCTCTCGATATCCTGAGCGATCATACTGTTGACAATCTTAGAGATTCCGACGATAAATCCGAATAATATCAACGCCAATGTCGAAATTTCCAAGACGATTTTAATCAATCGTCCCTTCATCGCATCATGGCTCAACGCCGCCGGCTTGCTTACATTGATATCGTCATTCACCAATATTTCAAGATGAACCGTTTTCTCAAATCCCTTATACTCGTCAAATATCAGCAAAGAGGCAAAAACGACCGTAAAAAGCAAAATAAAAACAATCGTATAAAAATTGACTTGATTCAGACTGATTTGTGACCATCTGCGACTAAACCAATCTCCCATGCTCTTCCCGCTTTACATAAATTAATTGCGTGCATTATAACAAGTTCATCCAAGCCTCTTAAGATAAATCCACTATAATTTCAAAAAATTCCCTCAAGGATTCACAAACATGTTCGGACGAAAAGAACTTAAAACCTACACCCCTACTGCCGAAGAGATGGCAAGCTACCAATGGGCGAAAATGACAACCGCTAAAGGGGTTATGTGGATTAAACTGTATAACGATGAAACCCCAAATACCGTAGCCAACTTCGCTGCACTCGTAAACGACGGATACTACAACGGCCTTAACTTCCACCGCGTTATTCCGGGATTCATGGCTCAGGGCGGGTGTCCTCACGGTACAGGTACCGGCGGACCGGGTTGGGCGATTCCGTGTGAAACGGCACTCAATACCCACCGTCACGTTAAAGGAGCTCTCTCTATGGCGCATGCCGGCCCTAACACAGGTGGAAGCCAATTCTTTATCTGTTTCGTAAGCTGTCCTCACCTTGACGGCGTTCATACTGTATTCGGCGGTATCGAAGCGGATGATGCTGAGTCAATGGCGGTTCTTGATTCTATCGCTATGCGCGACACTATCGAATCTGTTGAAATCTTAGCTTCAAGAGATTAATAAAACACGGCAAATGAGCAAAGCCCATTAGCCTGCGTTAACACTGTGTTCTCCTCGGCGGAGAGCCCACGTGCAGTGAACCGCACTTCTAAAATACCTAAATCAAAGGCTTTTACCATGTTGGTACACATCTGCTGCAGCGTCGATTCCCATTTCTTTATGGAGAAACTGCAGCAGGAATTCCCCGACGAAAAACTCGTCGGGTTCTTCTATGATCCCAATATCCACCCTTACAGCGAATACCGATTGCGCCTTTTAGACGTGGAACGCAGCTGCAAAAAACTGGGCATTGAGCTGATAGAAGGGCCTTATGATTTCGAAAACTGGATGGATGCCGTCCGCGGATTAGAGAAGGAGCCGGAAAAAGGGTCGCGCTGCGAGGTGTGTTTCGACAAACGTTTCGAAGTGAGTGCGCATAAAGCACTCGAACTGGGCGAGAAATCGATGACAACGACATTACTCGTCAGCCCTCTCAAATCGCAAGAGCAGCTCAAAAAAAGCGGCGATGCGTTTCACGCCTCCCACGGCGTCGAATTTATCGCGTTTGATTACCGTAAAAACGGCGGAACCGCCGATCAGGCCCGTGTGAGCAAAGAACAGCAGCTCTACCGTCAGGACTACTGCGGCTGTATTTACGGCCTCTCCATGCAGCGTGACCAGCAACACCGATTGATGGATGAGATGTTCTCCCCCCTCTCCCGCCAAATTCTCCCCGCTTCCATCGAAGAGCGTTTAGAACTCTACCATCTGCGCAATACGCTGGAAGAATCAAATACGCCCTACCGTATTGTCAAAGAGCGTTTTTTAAACTACCGTTTAATGCGCTCATTGCTCAAAGCCGGCGATACTATCATCCCCTCTTATCCCCTTTTCTACTCGACGACCAATCGTACGCAGACACAGGGGTCTATCGAATTTTGCATCGGAGAGCAACATTTTCTCAACCGTGACGAGGTACGCTTTATCACACTGGATACATTTAATACCCTCACCTCATCATCGTATAAAAATGTAAAAGAGCTGATGTTTAATCCTATTTCCGTCGGCTCCGAGATATCGCTGCGTGCCCGTTTCACGGGATCAGCGTTTAACACGTCGGCGATTATCGTCGTAGATGAAATACCGACCGCAAAAATTACCCTTCTGTTAGAAACCAAAACCTACGACGATACCAAAGAACAGCTCATAATTTCAGAATAACTCTCTTACCGCCTACTTTTTAACCACCCTTGGCACAGACCTTGCACTATAATGTCTAGTATGGAAAACTTATTATTATCAATCTTTTTGACCGTTGCCATCGCCACGGTACTCAACATCATCCTAAAGCGGTTCGGCGTCTCGCATATATTGGGTTACATTGCGACCGGAACCATCATCAGCTACCTTTTCGGGTTTAACGGAGCGGGGATCGACTCGCTCAACCTTATCGGCGAATTCGGTATCGTATTTTTGATGTTCACCATCGGGCTAGAACTGAGTCTGGAGAAAATCAAAAAGATGAAAGAGATTCTCCTCACCAACGGAGCTTTGCAGGTTCTCTTCAGCGTCGTGGTGATCTTTATCCTATCCTATTATCTTTTCGCTCTTGACTTTAACACCTCGTTGATTATCTCGCTGGCGTTTTCCCTCTCATCGACGGCGATCGTCCTCACCTATCTCAAAGATTCCAAAGACATCCATACCCCGTACGGGCAAAAATCGATGGGGATTTTGATCTTTCAAGACCTTGCCGTCATCCCGATTCTCCTCTTAATCACCTTTTTATCCAACGACAGCGCTTCGATCGGCGAAATCCTTTTAAAAACCTTTCTTTCCGCTATTTTTGTCGTCGTGTTTATGTTTACCATCGGGGAAAAAATCGTCAATGCCCTATTGCAGTTTTCGGCAAAAACGGAACTTGAAGAGCTCTTTTTAGGCTCGGTCTTTTCCATTTTGATCGGTGCTTCGCTCCTTGCCCACTCGATGGGTTTTACCTACTCTTTGGGGGCGTTTATCGCGGGGATGATCATCGCCGACACCCGCTACAACGTCAAAGTCGAATCTGATATTTCGTCCTATAAAGACCTTTTGCTGGGGACCTTTTTCTTCGGGGTAGGGACAAAAATCGATATGCTATTTTTTGCCCAGAATATCCATATTATCACCTTTGTATTTATCTTTGCGATGCTTTTCAAAGCGGTGGTCATCTATGCGATCATCCGACGCAATTCCGATAAAAACACCTCGGCGAAAACGGCCCTCTCCCTTGCACAGATCGGAGAGTTCTCGTTTGCCGTTTTTGCTTTGGCGGGGGCGCAGAAACTGATCAGCGAAGAGATGGCAAGCTTTTTGATTCTCGTCAGCGTCATTTCGATGATTCTTACCCCCTTTATCATCGGAAACATCTATAAACTCTCCTCTTATTTTGAAAAAGAGTTTTATGAATCAGACGTCATTACCCCTATCGAGCGAAAAGACCATATTATTGTCGCGGGGTTTGCGATGCTCGGCAAAATCGTCGCCGCTTCATTGCAGTCGCAGGGGGCAAACTTCATTATCATCTCCGATAACCTAAAACACGTTTTGCACGCCAGAAAACTCGGCTATATGGCCTACTTCGGCCACTTAAACAAACTCCCCGTTTTAGAGTCCTTGATGGTCAAAGAGGCCAAAGCGATCGTCATTACGATGAGCAGCGAACAAAACCGACGCCTCATCAGCGAGGCGGTACTCAACTATGACCACAACGCCAACATCATTGTCAAAATCGACAGTGTCGAAGAGCGAAAAAATATGAGGGATTTGCCGGAACTGGAGTTTGTCGATGCCAGTTTCGAAGTCGCCAATCTGCTGGTAAAACATGCACTCAAAACCTAGTATTTAACACCGTAAAAAAACTCATTATCAATAATTAACAATTTTTGCGGTAAAATTGGGCGATTTTTTACCCAAGGTGCTAAACAGTATGATTGATGTCGTTCAAATTCAAAAAATTTTACCTCACAGATTCCCGTTTTTACTCGTTGACCGTGTCACTTCCCTCACTCCGAACGAATCACTTGTCGGATTCAAAAACGTTACCATCGGCGAACAGATTTTTGAGGGCCATTTCCCGGGCCATCCGATCTATCCGGGTGTAATGATCTTAGAGGGAATGGCGCAAGCCGGCGGTATCTTGGCATTTCAGAGTATGGACATGACCGAAGAAGAAGCGGCTCATAAAGTCGTTTATTTTATGAGTATCGACGGGGCCAAATTCCGCGCTCCCGTCCGCCCCGGGGATCGCCTTGAATACCGAATGAATGTGGTCAAACACAAAGGGTCGATTTGGGTGCTAGAGGGAAAAGCGTATGTTGATGATGTCCTTGTCAGTGAAGCCGAACTTAAAGCCATGATCGTGGACAAGTAGGTCGTATGAGCTTGATTTCACCACACGCTATCATCGAAGAAGGTGCCATCATCGGTCCCGACGTCGAAATCGGAGCGTTTTGCTTTATCTCAGGTAAGGCGAAAATCGGAAAAGGGACAAAAATCGCGCAGGGCACGTGTATTTACGGCAATACGACGATCGGCGAATACAATGATATTTTTTCGCATGCCGTACTCGGTTCGGTGCCGCAGGATCTGAAATACGCCGGTGAAGAGGTCGAACTGATCATCGGAGACCGTAATAAAATCCGGGAATTCACCCTTTTTAATCCGGGAACGGCCGGCGGCGGCGGTAAAACCGTCGTCGGGAACGACAATCTTTTCATGGGATACGTTCATCTCGGACACGACGTTATTATCGGAAACAACTGTATCCTTGCCAACGCAGCGACATTGGCGGGACATGTCGAGATGGGGAACCATGCCGTTATCGGCGGCATGACTCCGGTACATCAGTTCGTCAAAATCGGCGATTTCGCTATGATCGCAGGGGCTTCGGCACTCTCTCAGGATGTTCCGCCGTATTGTTTGGCGGAGGGGAACCGTGCGGTACTTCGCGGACTCAATCTCAACGGATTGCGCCGTCATCTGGATCGAAGCGATATCGATGCGCTCCGTTCGGCCTACCGCGATCTTTTCGAATCGGGCAAGCCTCTCCAAGAGCAGGCGAGCGCTTTGCTTGAAGAGACAACGAGCGATTTTGTTAAAAATCTTTGCACCTTTATTGTCAATACCAAACGGGGTATCCCGTATGAAAGGAATCAATCATGATTCATCGTCATTGCAGCTTCTGCGACGCTCAGGAAAGCGATCACAATCCGCTTATTGCCGGCACAAATGTCTATATTTGTAAAAACTGTGTCTTCTCCGCCTACAAAATCATGTTCGGCGATTCGGAAGGGGAAGGGACGGCTGCCGTTGAACACAAAAATGCCGAACTTTTAACCCCTAAAGAGCTGAACACCTTTTTGGGACAATACATTATCGGACAAGACCGGGCTCGCAAACTCCTCTCCGTTGCGGTTTATAATCACTACAAACGTATTTTTAAACACACCGTCGTCGAAGATGAAACCGAAATCGCCAAATCAAACGTGCTCCTTATCGGACCGACCGGAAGCGGTAAAACGCTTATGGCTCAAACCATTGCCCGGGTATTGAACGTCCCTATCGCGATCGCCGATGCGACCAGCCTCACCGAAGCGGGATACGTCGGCGAAGATGTCGAAAACATCCTGACAAAACTCCTCCAAGCGGCGGACGGAGATGTCGAGCGGGCGCAGCAGGGGATCGTTTTTATCGATGAAATCGATAAAATCTCCCGTATGAGCGAAAACCGCTCTATCACCCGTGACGTATCGGGTGAAGGGGTACAGCAGGCATTGCTTAAAATCATCGAAGGGGCTGTCGTCAATATCCCTCCAAAAGGGGGGCGCAAGCACCCTAACCAAGACTTCATCCAAATCGATACCTCCGGTATCCTCTTTATCTGCGGCGGTGCGTTTGACGGTCTCGGACAGATTTTAGAGCGTAAAAAAGGTTCCAACGTCATGGGCTTCGGGCATGATAAACGAAGCAGCAGCGATATCGATGACAGCTTTGAAAACGTCGAACCGGACGATTTGGTCAGCTACGGTTTAATACCTGAGCTGATCGGACGTTTGCCGATCATCGCATCGTTGAATAAAATCAGCGAAGAGGAGATGGTCCGTATCCTTACCGAGCCGAAAAATTCTCTCGTTAAACAGTATACGAAACTTTTTGCCATCGATGACGTCGAGCTCACATTTGACAAAGAGGCACTGAATGCGATTGCCGCCAAAGCGCTGGCACGTAAAACGGGAGCACGCGGACTTCGCGCCATCATGGAAGAGACCATGGGAGATACGATGTATGAGCTGCCGGAATACAGCGGCTATGAAGTACTCATTACCAAAGAGGTAGTCGAGGACAACGTTCCGCCCGTCTATATTAAAAAATCAACTAAGAAAAGCGCATAGGAGAGTCAATGCTATTTAATAAACTTATCGGAATGTTCTCAAACGATCTCTCTATCGATTTAGGGACAGCTAATACCCTTGTCATTTCAAAAGGGAAAGGGATCATCATTAATGAGCCTTCCGTAGTTGCCGTTAAAACAGAAAAATACGGTCAGCAGCGCGTTCTTGCCGTAGGCCGCGAAGCTAAAGAGATGGTCGGAAAAACACCGGGCAATATTAAAGCGATCCGCCCGATGAGAGACGGAGTTATCGCCGATTTCGATATGACCGAAAAAATGATCCGAAAATTTATTGAAAAAGCGCACGGCCGTACGTCACTTATCAGCCCTCGTATCATTATCTGTATCCCGTACGGATTGACACAGGTTGAGCGTAAAGCGGTCCGTGAATCGGCTATGAGTGCCGGAGCACGCGAAGTGTATCTGATCGATGAGCCGATGGCGGCGGCAATCGGAGCGGGAATCGATATCCGCGAACCGAAAGGAAATATCATTGTCGATATCGGAGGGGGTACCACCGAAATCGGTGTTATTTCACTCGGAGGACTCGTTCTTTGCCGCTCCATCCGTGTTGCGGGAGATAAAATCGACCGTGCCATCATGGATTACATCAAACGCAAATACAACCTTTTGATCGGTGAGCGCATCGCCGAAGATATCAAAATCAATATCGGTACGGCAATGCCGTTGGCGCAAGAGCTGAAAATGATCATTAACGGGCGTGACCAGGTCGAAGGTCTTCTCACGTCTATCGAACTCACCAGCGAAGATGCCCGCGAAGCGATGCGCGAACCGCTAAAAGAGATTCTCGAAGCGCTCCGTGACGTCCTTGAAAACATGCCGCCGGATTTGGCAGGGGACATCGTCAATAACGGTGTAATCCTTACCGGAGGGGGAGCACTCATCCGTCAACTTGACAAATACCTCTCTGAAATCATCAAAATTCCGGTTTACGTCGCCGATGAGCCGCTATTGTGTGTTGCACGCGGAACCGGCCGTGCACTAGAAGAGATCGATCAACTCCACGAACTCTTCGATAATGAATAAACAATCTTTAACCGTTGCTGCACTGCTTACCCTTTTGGTAGGCGGAGCACTCTATTTTACCAACTTCTTGCAATCACCTATCATATGGCTTACCCATTCGATAAAATCATCGTATCTTAACAGCGTCGAACACATTCAGCATGCCATTGATGAACACTTCTACCAACAGGCTATGATCATCGATCTGCGCGACAAAAACCGCTATTACGAAAAAGAGTTGTTAAATCTTCATCAGGTTGCCGATGAATATCAAAAACTTCTGCTCGAGTACAACAGCACGTTTAAAACGATGCCGGATACTGCTCTGGTCCGTACCCTCTCTTACGTCCGTTTCGGCGACCCCCATCGTGTGTGGATCGAAATGGAGAATTTTGACCCTAAAAAGGTATACGGACTTTTGTACCGAGGTTATGCGGCAGGCATTGTCGTCTCTAAAAACAACCATCCTTTAGCGCTTCTAAACGGAGACGTCAAAAGCTCATACGCCGTCAATATCGGAGCCTCTATGGCACCGGGAATCGTTCGGGGAAATAACGGACGCCAATTGATCGTTGAGTTTATTCCGACATGGATTCCGATTGCCGTGGGAGATGAAGTACAGACATCCGGACTTGACCGTATCTTTATGTCGGGTCTTAAAGTCGGAAAAGTCGTTTCGTTCACAAAAGCCAGCGGCTATCAAAGTGCCGTCATCGAACCTTATTTTTACGGCAAAAACCCCGCCTATTTTCATGTTATAACGAAGGTGAGATAAACGTTGTAATCGGATTTTAAGTGCTTCTCGTCTATAATAATAAAATTTTTATGACGAGGGGTCTCAATGCCAAAACGCGACGACATCAAAACGATATTACTCATCGGATCAGGCCCGATCGTCATCGGTCAAGCCTGTGAATTTGACTACTCAGGAACACAAGCGGTTAAAACGCTCAAAGAGCTTGGCTACCGTGTAGTTTTGATTAACTCGAATCCGGCAACGATTATGACCGACCCCGAATTTGCCGATCGAACCTACATCGAACCGATCAAGCCCGAAATCATCGCCGAAATCATCAAAAAAGAGAAAGTAGACGCCATCTTGCCTACTATGGGGGGACAAACCGCCCTTAACGCCGCGATGAAAATGCATGAACTCGGAATGCTCGAGGGGATTGAATTTCTCGGTGCCAATCCGAGTGCCATTAAAAAAGGGGAAGACCGTCAGGCTTTCAAAGAGTGTATGGTTAAAATCGGAATGGACCTTCCGATCTCCCGTTACGCTTATAATATGGATGAAGCGATGGCAGCGGCCGAAGCGATCGGATTCCCGATCATCATCCGTGCATCGTATACCCTTGCCGGAGGAGGAAGCGGTGTCGCTTACAATATCGATGAGTTCAAACTTCTCGCTCAACGCGGGCTTGACGAATCTCCGATTACCGAAATCCTGATCGAAGAGTCGCTTCTGGGATGGAAAGAGTACGAGATGGAGGTCATCCGTGATAGAAACGATAACTGTATCATCGTCTGCTCCATCGAAAACTTCGATCCTATGGGTGTCCATACGGGAGATTCTATCACCGTTGCCCCTGCCCTCACCCTCACAGACAAAGAGTATCAACGTATGCGTGACGCATCGTTTGCAATCTTGCGAGAAATCGGCGTCGATACCGGAGGATCAAACGTACAGTTTTCCGTCAATCCGAAAACAGGACGTATGATCGTTATCGAGATGAACCCGCGAGTATCGCGTTCATCGGCATTGGCTTCCAAAGCGACCGGCTACCCGATCGCCAAAGTGGCAACGTTGCTTGCGGTAGGTTTTACCCTCGATGAAATCACCAACGACATTACCGGAACTCCTGCGGCGTTTGAACCGGTTATCGACTACATCGTGACCAAAGTGCCGCGCTTTACGTTTGAAAAATTCCCGGAAGCGGAATCAACCCTCACCACCAGCATGAAATCGGTCGGTGAAGCGATGGCGATCGGAAGAACGTTCAAAGAGTCCGTTCAAAAAGCGCTCTGTTCACTCGAAACAGGACTCAGCGGTTTTGACCCGATCGACGGCGATCTCGAATTCGTCAAACATGAAATTCGCCGTCCGAATGCGGAACGCATCCTCTACGTCGGACAAGGTTTCCGTATGGGTCTTTCGAAAGAGGAGATTTTCGAACTCTCTAAAATCGATCCGTGGTTCCTGACCCAAATCGAAGAGATTATCGCTCAGGAAAAAACGATCACTCTCGCGACACTCAGTGACGAAGCACAGCTTCGCCGCCTTAAAACCGAAGGGTTCTCCGATAAAAATATCGCCCGTCTGATCGGCGGCAACACAAAAGAAAACGATGTCTATAATGCCCGAAAAGCTCTCGGAATCGCATTCGAGTACAACGAAGTCGATACCTGTGCGGCAGAGTTCGGTTCTCTTACTCCGTATCTTTACTCAACAACCAATATCAGCCGCCTCGGACTTCAAGCACCGCGCCTTAGCGATAAGAAAAAAGTGATGATTCTCGGCGGCGGACCAAACCGTATCGGTCAGGGGATCGAGTTTGACTACTGCTGTGTTCACGCTTCATTCGCACTCAAAGAGATGGGAATCGAGACGATCATGGTCAACTGTAACCCGGAAACGGTCTCTACCGACTACGATACCTCTGACGTCCTTTATTTCGAACCGATCGATTTCGAACACGTCCGCTCCATCGTCGAAGCGGAACAGCCTGATGGGATCATCGTACACTTCGGGGGACAAACCCCTCTTAAACTGGCAAACGGCCTTCATGCCATCGGTGCTAAAATCGCAGGAACCTCGGCAGAAGTGATCGACTTGGCCGAAAACCGTGAAAAATTCTCGGCTTTCGTCATAGAACAAGGGTTGAAACAGCCTGAAAACGGTCTTTCAATGACCAAAGAGGGTGCATTCGAGATCGCAGAAAAGCTCGGTTATCCCGTACTAGTCCGCCCGTCATACGTTTTGGGCGGACGTGCAATGCGTATCGTTTATAACGAAGACGAACTTCGCACCTATATGGACGTTGCCGTATCGGTGAGCAACGACTCTCCGGTTCTTGTCGACAAATTCCTCGATCAAGCGGTTGAGCTCGATGTCGATGCGATATCGGACGGCAAAGAGGTTTACATCGGTTCGGTTATGCAGCATATCGAAGAGGCGGGAATCCACTCGGGTGACAGTGCGTGTTCGCTCCCTCCGGTAAGTCTCAGTGCCGAGATTCAAGCCCAAGTAGAGCAGCAAACGAAAAAAATCGCTTTGGGTCTCGGTGTTATCGGGCTCTTGAATATCCAATACGCAATCTACCAAAACGAAGTTTATTTGATCGAAGTCAACCCTCGCGCATCCCGTACCGTACCGTTTGTTTCTAAAGCAACCGGTATGCCGCTGGCCAAAGTCGCTACCCGCGTTATGCTCGGAGACAGCCTGCGAAGCGCACTTGCCTTCTATGATAACTACAATATCGTTATGGAAGCAGACGGACTATTGAAACCGCGTCTCAAAGGGCACGTTGCGATCAAAGAGGCGGTATTCCCGTTCAATAAACTCTACGGTGCCGATTTGGTTCTCTCTCCTGAGATGAAATCGACCGGTGAAGTTATGGGTATCAGCCAAAACTTCGGTGTCAGCTTCGCTAAAAGCCAGTTGGCTGCGGGGAATAAAATCCCGACATCGGGAACCTGCTTCCTCTCGTTCATCGAGATGGACAAAGTTCATGCTCCGGAAATCGCACGCGGATTGCATAATCACGGATTTAAACTCGTTGCGACGCGCGGCACCCAAAAAGTGATCGAAGATGCAGGAATCCCGTGTGAAGCGGTACTCAAAATTTCAGAGGGTCGTCCAAACATCGAAGACGTCATGAAAAACGGCGAGATATCGTTGGCGATCAATACCTCCGATAACAAAACATCGAAAAAAGACGCCGAACAGATCCGCCAAATCGTATTGCGTATGGGAACTCCGTATTTCACTACGCTCAGTGCGGCTCGCGCGGCAATCGAAGCGATGGGGCATATGCACGATGACAGTTGGATGGAACCTCACGCTCTTCAAGACTACCTGATTTCCTAAGCGGATGGAACAAGTCATCCTCGCACAAACCGACACTACCGTCGGTTTTCTCTCGCAGAGTCCGCAGCGGCTACAGCAGATCAAAATGCGGGACACCGCTAAACCTTTCTTAAAAGTCTATGCCGATTTCAAAATGCTTCGCAAGGACATCCGTATCCCGCCGATTCACAAACGTCGTGTACGCTACGCCCGAAAAACGACCTTTATCGTCAAAGATCAGGCATTCCGTTATGTGGATGAGCCGAATCACTCACGATTGATCAAAAAGTACGGTTGGCTTTATTCTACCTCTGCCAATGAGAGCGGAAAAAACTACGATGAAACCTTTTGCCAAGCATTCAGCGATCTGATTATTGAAGATTACCGAGGATTGAGCGAAAAAAGCGCCTCAAAAATATTTCGCTTAACACCCTCAAAAATAAAACAATTACGATAGGAGCCAATCTATGAAACATTTTATCTCAGCAAAACAAATTATGGTAGGAACAATGGGTCTTGCGGTACTGAGCGCCCTCAGCGGATGCCAAAGTGCCCCCGAAGAAAAACCGGCAGAACAAGCCGAAGGGCAAAATAAATTTCTGGTCGTTGAACAGCTCAGCAACGGAAAATACGTTATTGTTGAAGAGATGCCAACATCTGGGCCAAGCCGTGCGATTATCAAAGAGACAGATGAAAACGGTACGGTAACTGAGCGGGTAATGAGCGAAGCGGAGATGAAAGCACTCGCCGACCAAGAGTATAAAAAAATGGAAGAAGGAAAATCTGAACTCAACGCCGAACCTCAAGGTGAGGGGATGGGATTGGCCGGTACGATCCTCGCTGCAGCTGGGGGAGCATTGCTAGGCAATATGATCGGAAATGCGTTAATGAACAACAAAAATGTTCAAAGACACCAAGATACCTCTAATCGCTCAGCCTATCATCGTTCGGCTTCAGGGGGAAGCAACTCGGCGACTTCAAATAGCCAAAAGAAAAGTTTCTTCGGAAATTCCGCCTCTAAAAGTACAAGTTCTAGCAGCAGTTACGGAGGATGAATATGGTATCGCTTCAACCTATCAAACCTATCGATGACAAAACGCTGGAGCAATTCGGTTTTGCCTGGCATACCGACAACGATCAAAGCAAGTACATCGCCGACGAATTGGTCATCGTCAGTGACGCTGAAGCCGAAGCTTACTACGAAGCGGTCAATGAACTCTACGATATGTACGCAACGGCAGCACAGCATGTCATCGATAACAATCTTTTTTTCGATCTCGGCATTCCGTTTAATCTTATAGAACCGATCAAAAAAAGCTGGGAAAACGACGTTCACTGGCACCTTTACGGACGGTTTGATCTCGCAGGCGGAATCGGCGGTGCTCCGATCAAACTGATCGAATTTAATGCCGATACCCCGACGGCTCTTTTCGAAACCGCTATTTTGCAATGGGCATTATTAAAACATAACGGTATGGACGAAGAGCGCCAATTCAACACGGTTTATGAAGCGATCAGCGAAAACTTTCGCCGTCTCATTACCCTCTTTGACGATACGGAGAAATTCGAATCGCTCTATGAGGGGTGGAAAATACTGTTCAGTTCAATCAGCGGAAACATCGAAGAGGAACAAACGGTAAGACTTCTTCAGCAAATGGCGATCGATGCGGGATTTGAAACGGGATTTGAACCGCTCGGAGGGGTTAAGTTCGATGAAGAGGGGATTTATGACTCCAAGGACACACCGTATGAGTATTGGTTCAAACTCTTTCCGTGGGAAGATATCGCCATCGAAGAGCCTGAACTCTCTACCATGCTGACGAGTATTATGGAAAATCAGCGTGCGATTATACTCAATCCCGCCTATACCCTCCTCTTTCAATCCAAGGGGATGATGAAAATCCTCTGCGACCTTTTCCCGGATTCACCGTATCTGCTAAAAACCTCGTATGAACCACTCCAAGGGATCCAGCAGGTCGAGAAACGGATGTTCGGACGCGAAGGTGCCAATGTCCGTATTCTTGATGCTTCAGGCAATACTGTCGAAGCTAATGACGGCCCGTACGGCAACTTCAAACCTATTTATCAAGAATACGTCGAATTTCCGAAAGACACACACGGCAACAGCTATCAGGCGGGTGTTTTCTTCGCCTACGAAGCCTGCGGCTTAGGATTTAGACGCGGTGGCAAGATTCTGGGGAATATGTCCAAATTTGTCGGACACCTATTGCGATAATCTG contains:
- the mreC gene encoding rod shape-determining protein MreC, producing the protein MNKQSLTVAALLTLLVGGALYFTNFLQSPIIWLTHSIKSSYLNSVEHIQHAIDEHFYQQAMIIDLRDKNRYYEKELLNLHQVADEYQKLLLEYNSTFKTMPDTALVRTLSYVRFGDPHRVWIEMENFDPKKVYGLLYRGYAAGIVVSKNNHPLALLNGDVKSSYAVNIGASMAPGIVRGNNGRQLIVEFIPTWIPIAVGDEVQTSGLDRIFMSGLKVGKVVSFTKASGYQSAVIEPYFYGKNPAYFHVITKVR
- a CDS encoding rod shape-determining protein, yielding MLFNKLIGMFSNDLSIDLGTANTLVISKGKGIIINEPSVVAVKTEKYGQQRVLAVGREAKEMVGKTPGNIKAIRPMRDGVIADFDMTEKMIRKFIEKAHGRTSLISPRIIICIPYGLTQVERKAVRESAMSAGAREVYLIDEPMAAAIGAGIDIREPKGNIIVDIGGGTTEIGVISLGGLVLCRSIRVAGDKIDRAIMDYIKRKYNLLIGERIAEDIKINIGTAMPLAQELKMIINGRDQVEGLLTSIELTSEDAREAMREPLKEILEALRDVLENMPPDLAGDIVNNGVILTGGGALIRQLDKYLSEIIKIPVYVADEPLLCVARGTGRALEEIDQLHELFDNE
- a CDS encoding Sua5/YciO/YrdC/YwlC family protein; amino-acid sequence: MEQVILAQTDTTVGFLSQSPQRLQQIKMRDTAKPFLKVYADFKMLRKDIRIPPIHKRRVRYARKTTFIVKDQAFRYVDEPNHSRLIKKYGWLYSTSANESGKNYDETFCQAFSDLIIEDYRGLSEKSASKIFRLTPSKIKQLR
- the carB gene encoding carbamoyl-phosphate synthase large subunit, giving the protein MPKRDDIKTILLIGSGPIVIGQACEFDYSGTQAVKTLKELGYRVVLINSNPATIMTDPEFADRTYIEPIKPEIIAEIIKKEKVDAILPTMGGQTALNAAMKMHELGMLEGIEFLGANPSAIKKGEDRQAFKECMVKIGMDLPISRYAYNMDEAMAAAEAIGFPIIIRASYTLAGGGSGVAYNIDEFKLLAQRGLDESPITEILIEESLLGWKEYEMEVIRDRNDNCIIVCSIENFDPMGVHTGDSITVAPALTLTDKEYQRMRDASFAILREIGVDTGGSNVQFSVNPKTGRMIVIEMNPRVSRSSALASKATGYPIAKVATLLAVGFTLDEITNDITGTPAAFEPVIDYIVTKVPRFTFEKFPEAESTLTTSMKSVGEAMAIGRTFKESVQKALCSLETGLSGFDPIDGDLEFVKHEIRRPNAERILYVGQGFRMGLSKEEIFELSKIDPWFLTQIEEIIAQEKTITLATLSDEAQLRRLKTEGFSDKNIARLIGGNTKENDVYNARKALGIAFEYNEVDTCAAEFGSLTPYLYSTTNISRLGLQAPRLSDKKKVMILGGGPNRIGQGIEFDYCCVHASFALKEMGIETIMVNCNPETVSTDYDTSDVLYFEPIDFEHVRSIVEAEQPDGIIVHFGGQTPLKLANGLHAIGAKIAGTSAEVIDLAENREKFSAFVIEQGLKQPENGLSMTKEGAFEIAEKLGYPVLVRPSYVLGGRAMRIVYNEDELRTYMDVAVSVSNDSPVLVDKFLDQAVELDVDAISDGKEVYIGSVMQHIEEAGIHSGDSACSLPPVSLSAEIQAQVEQQTKKIALGLGVIGLLNIQYAIYQNEVYLIEVNPRASRTVPFVSKATGMPLAKVATRVMLGDSLRSALAFYDNYNIVMEADGLLKPRLKGHVAIKEAVFPFNKLYGADLVLSPEMKSTGEVMGISQNFGVSFAKSQLAAGNKIPTSGTCFLSFIEMDKVHAPEIARGLHNHGFKLVATRGTQKVIEDAGIPCEAVLKISEGRPNIEDVMKNGEISLAINTSDNKTSKKDAEQIRQIVLRMGTPYFTTLSAARAAIEAMGHMHDDSWMEPHALQDYLIS